The Botrytis cinerea B05.10 chromosome 6, complete sequence region TCGTTGCTCTCTATACTCTTGGATGCTTTTTTGGCGCCTTGTCCTGCATCAGAATAGGTGATACTCTAGGTCGCAAACGAACAATCATGCTTGGAGCAGCAATCAACATAATTGGCGCTATCCTTCAATCGTCGTCTTATTCCCTGGGTCAATTAATCGTTGGACGTCTTGTTTCTGGCTTGGGATTTGGTGCCTTGACAGCAACCGCTCCAAACTGGCAATCAGAATGTTCTAAAGCGCATCACCGTGGCTCGGTGGTGCTTCTTGAAGGGTTGTTTATAAGTGCAGGTTTAGCAACCGCTGCTGTTGGTcacccttttctctttttcgcGACATTTGTTTTACTCCTCAATCATCACGGACCAAAGAAGCAATAAAAAACTGACTTGAATCAGTGGGTAAATTTTGGAATGTCTCATTTGTCCGGGGGAGTCACTTGGAGATTTCCGCTAGCACTATCCATGATATGGTCCATTATCGTACTGATCACCACGCCACATATGCCAGAGTCTCCTCGCTGGCTGGTCAAGAAAGGGCGAACAGAAGAAGCAAGGGAAGTTGTGTCAGCATTGGATGATAAGCCCATAGACTCAGCTCAAGTCCAGGCCGATATAGCAGAGATTGAGGAAGGCCTTGCAATCACCGGGAAAAGCACATTTCGTGATATCTTTTGCATGGGCGATGAACGCCTTTTCCACAGAGCTTGTCTTGCAGTATGCGGGCAAATGTTCCAGCAAATGAGTGGTATAAACGCTCTCGCTTTCTATCAAGCTACAATTTTCGAGACTGGCCTAGGGTTATCAGCACAAACATCCCGTGTTCTTAGTGCTTCCGTATTTACGTGGCAGACCTTTTGTTCGCCGATAGGAGTTTTAACCGTTGATCGATTCGGAAGGAGAAAGTTGATGATGTTTGCCGCATTTGGAATGGGATCCTGCATGGCGATTATTGCTGGAACATCTTCCCAAATTACAAACACATCATGTGTCATCGTCGCTGCAGTATTCATCTTTATGTTCTCGTTATTCTTCCCTACCGGATTCCTAGGACTGACTTTCCTCTACGCTTCGGAAGTTGCACCGCTGAGCGTTAGAGTTCCTATCACTGCCATGTCAACAGGTATTTATACGACAGGAACCACTGTTTGCATTTGTATTAACTGAGTACTGTAGGAAGTGCAtggattttcaatttcattgTCGCAGAAATAACACCGGTGGGGTTTGCTACTATAGGATGGAGATACTACATGGTATATGCTTGTATCAACCTCTTCCTGATACTTCCAGGTGAGTAACCGTCCAAACGACAGAGGAATAGAGGCATAAAATGCTGACTTTGCTGACAGGTGTATACCTTTTCTTTCCGGAAACCAACGGCCGTCATCTCGAAGAGGTTGATCAAATATTCCTCCGGAGCAAAAATCTTCTCGACACGGTACGAGTGTCCAAATGTATGCCCAGAGGATCTGTTAGCTCTACCTCCACCGGTGGGATCGAGAAGAATGAAGTTATCCTGGTTGAAAATATGGAAGAAGCTGTTTGAGGTTGTTGTGCTTGGCGCCAAGTATCACAACAGCTCTTGTGATCTGAAAGATCTCAGATGTCCAGCTGGTTTGTTAAATCGGTGTAGCACTGCCGGTAGCAGATACTTGAGAATTCGTATGATAAAAACCTGAATCTTATCCTTGAACATCTGGTATGCAAGTCCACTTAGACTTTGATTAAAATCTGGCAAATAAAGCATGAGACGAATAGATGAATGTAGAGTTCCTGTCTTGACGTACTACCCAAGATCCCTCGCAGACGCGTTTGGCTACTGCAGGGTTTCAAGAGAGAGCTTGAAAGGTGCGCAATGCTAATTTCGAGGTTTGCAGGTAAATGGAAATCTTTACAACTGGAACTACCACGCGTAGCTACGAAGTCCTCGAGTTTTTGGCCTCTGACTCTTTCACTTATGTCTGCTGTGCAACTCGcaaattcccattccctGCATTGCATGCAAAAGTGATACACAACGATATATCTTAGACAATGTTTTGTGGTATAGAAGTTTGTGATAATGGATGTGTATACATTACGATTGTCATGCATCATGGAAGCTTTAGTTCTTCGAACCTCAATCGCAAGGCATTCAATTATTCACTTTGTCTTAGAGTTAAGTGGTGTGGCCCCAAAAAAGCCGAGAACAGGCAGAATAGAGGGGCGTCGCGTTGTCAAGCTTCTGAATGATACATCTTACTTTCTTCCATTCCTTCACAACCTCAACTTCTTAGAAATCATAAATCTGTCCCTTTGAAAGTTTTCTTCAGGCTGCAAAGATCTTTAGGATACGTGGTCGTGAAATATCCAGCAAAATCGTACAAGGTGTGCGTCATTTCGTCTGAAGCAAGAAGGTGAGGGGTATTATAAATAGATGAATGCCATCCCACTAATCACTCTGATATCTAGTCTCTCTTCATTTCCGCAACACATATCCTTCTCTGAAAGATCCATCACTCATCTTGTTATCTACTACGAGCTGCGAAAGCTACTCCTCTGCCAAAGGAGTAAATTcagtatataaattagacATAGCAAGTCATGGCATCGGAATTCTTCGTTTCCCTTTGGGAATCCATCTTCACACCTGGTCCAACCCCCGTCCTCCTTGTTGCAACCAATGCCGCATTCGCAGCCCTACAAGTCGTGttcctctccctcttgaTCGCTACATATAGTATCCATTTCGTGATTCTATCGTTTCTTTGTGGCGGGTTATGGTGGGCTATAAACTGGTTCGCCGCAGAGGTGAAAGCGGTGAAAGAGCAAGAGGAAGCACGAAAGAAGACAGAAGCGGGAGTTGGAGGAGACGCTAGTGATGTAGAGACTGTTGTTGATGAGGAGGGTCCACCAGGGAGCAAGGAGGTCGAGGTCTTGGAGGCGAAGGGGGAGTTGAAGAGCAGAGCACATTCTACGGGAGGAGGAAACAAGAGTGAGCCCAGTACCGAGGATGAGTGGGAGAAAGTCAGCGAGAATGAAAAGGATAAATAAACATCGCAGAGGCGTGTTGTTGGAAATGATGGTACAATGTCTGGAGGAAAGATGGGAGCTTGAGGAAATACCCGGTTACTTAGATGATCATTGAATGGTGGTGTACCTGAAGTACAAAGCTTGAAACTTATACAAAACAATATGGATACCCCCACAGCATACTACAATGGATGTTATTTTCCACCGTTTGAAAATTACTTACGTAGAAATTTCCCTTTCGTTTACTCCCCCCTCCAAGTCCGAGCTAGACACTCCAGCTTTACGTAGGGAAATTGTGAAATTGTGGCCTTAAATATCGGGCTCAAATATCATCTCGAACCTCGCGATAAAAGCTTCAAATGCTTTATTTATGTACAGGCGCATCAATCGACCTCACGATCCACTATCAACCACCACGTCGACCCTACGAAACCAATATACATCAACAATAAAACCGTCATTATGAAGCTCGTCAGGTAAGCCTATCCCTATCACCACAAAGCCTTTTAATTGGCACGCGCTGagctcaaattctttctcaaGGCTCTCATCTGAATCTCCTGACTGACTTTCTCCTTCCATGGTAGGTTTCTCATGAAATGCGCGAACGAAACGGTCACTATTGAGCTTAAAAATGGTACAAATACTTTCTGCTATTCCCTAGCTCTTTCCACTGTCAAGTAACTGTCTACTAACAAACATACTAGGCACAATCATTCATGGTACCATAACTTCCGTATCTCCACAAATGAACACAGCTCTCCGCACCGTCAAGATGACGCCAAAGAATGGCACATCTCTCACCCTTGATGTCATTAACCTACGAGGTTCCACAATTCGTTATTACATTCTGCCCGATTCGTTACCGCTCGACACATTGTTGATAGACGATGcaccaaagccaaagaaCAAGGCGAGAAAGGAAGCTGCAGGCACTACCGATACTAGAGGCGGTAGAGGTGGTAGAGGCGGACCTAGAGGTGGACgaggtggaggaagaggaggcgGCGGTGGATTCAGAGGAGGACGGGGACGAGGCGGCGGAAGAGGATTTTAAGGATTGCATAGAATGGGCGGAtggaaaattcgatgatCATTATGATGGTAATGGCGGCAAGACAAGAATTTGGAaggaagatattatattaagaatGTTTGCTCTACTTGGCCATACAGAACGGAGATGaacaagagagaaagatagtGCCATGCATGTACATGGTGTGGGAATATTGGCGTTTCGAGTGGCATATGAAAAGCAGCTAAATCGATCACTTACGAACGAACAATGGGATGCCCTATCCGCGGGCTTTGAAATACATTTGGGCTTTTCTTGCCGCATCAAAGCGATATGGACGAGTGATGGCTACGTTAATTTCAGGAGGTGTTAGCTGGCATGCGCCAAATCCTAACGATTTGCAATTTTTCCCATCCCCCGACCTTTCCACTATTACTAACAGTTTCCGCTTTCCACTCATCTCCAAAACCACGTATCCGTTGTTTGACATTCTCGGGTTTGTTCTGCGCGCAGAGCAAGATGTACGCACAACCTCTCTCCTGGTTCAGAACCTCCGGCAAAGCATCGATTAGCCGATCCGtaatctccatcccatccactcCACCAGCATACGACAAAGCTAGTAATTTTGAGTCCCCTTCATATGACAATGACCCATCCTCGTTTCCTGCCCCAGAAAGCTCTGGTATAGGCACATCCGGACTTGGCACATATGGCGGATTAAAGATCAATACGTCTGTCATTCCAGACTTTAAAGAGGTTCCTAAATTTCCCACCACATTCCCTAGATATGACCCGTGTGATAGATTTTGTGAAGCCTGTTCCTTCTCTGCTACTCTCACTGTTTCCTGTGTAGCCTCGCATGCATAGCGATTGACATCGACACCCGCTGTAAGAATATCCGCTCTGCCAAATATAATTTCTGCGTGTGCATGTACGAACGAGAGAACAACACCAGATCCAGTACCAACCTCTACTATCAATGGAGAGGGCGATATTGAGCTCTGCTCGCTTCGAGGAAACCGTTGACGCAGAAATTCCTTTTCACTCGCGGAGGATAAGGTGTCGAGGAGTAGGAAGGAATCTTCGGCAGGTTCGTAGATTCGATCGAAAGAAACATGTGAGGTATCGGGAGTTGGAAGCATTTCTACGTTGTTGGCGCAACAGAGTGCGTGTGAATAAATGTAAGAAGGCTGTGACTGGGATGGAAACAAGAGAAGCCGCGAAAAGCTCAAAACGCCCTTTGTCAgaaaccttttttttttttttttgagatcGCAGAAGCTTCCTCTTTTCAAATCTGTAGTTAAAATTAAACCTTCCCCCAGAAGTCCCAGAATTGAAAGTTCTCTCAGATGTGCAACGGAACTTTTGATTGTGTGGGTAGTAAAGTGACAAGGCtgataaattaatttttggCGGGGAAATAGATTGGCGAATGCCATCATGGATCGATGACTTCACGAGCTCTCATGCCTCATTCCCCAGATTTCACGATTAACacccaaatttcaaaatgaagcTTTCACCACGCTTGTTAATGGCGTCGCCTTCTGCAGCAGGTACCGGAAAGGCATTCAGACCTGCGCCTATGGCATTATTGCCACCAATTCCTTTGTATAGAAGGTTGTTTAGAGCGCATAGGAAACATTTACCGAGAGAGATGAGGTTACTGGGGGATGAGTATATTAAGAGCGAGTTCAGACAACACAGGGAGGTGGAGAATCCGGTGCACATTGTGAGTTGTGTGCTTTGGATAAGAAATGGAGGGGTTTAGGATGTATGAGAGCTAATTGAGGGATAGATCGGCTTCTTAACGGAGTGGCAGATGTACGCACAGAAACTGGAGGGAGAAAGTTGGATTGGAGAGCGTATGGACAAGGAGAAGATTGACAAGATGAGTGGTATGCATTTTGCTATAAATTGATAATGACAAATGCTAACGGAGAGTTCAGATCAACAATTAGGGCAACTGTATGAGCTCATGCAAGCAATACGAAAGAAGCAAGTAGAGGAAAGTGGAGAGGAGAACCCGGGGCCTGAACAGTTATAAAGCTATAAATGATCGGACTTGTATGATATGTACATATTTACATGGGATGTGCGGAGTTTGGAATGGGATATTGCACCGGAGGACTAGCGCTACTTCtcaatggatgaatgagATATACCCATACGTACATAATGACTCTCGTCTGAGAAAATGCGATGGCAATATGAGTATCAGCCTTATGATTCACCTTCCGTTCTCTCCTATGTGAATCGTTgtgagaggaaagaagtttACGGCTTTGTGTTTGTCCTCCATCGATTCACTCACACTTGTCTGAATTTTCCTTCAACTCGCATTTCTCAAAACCGCCGCCGAACTCACATCTCCAAGTCGAGAGAGGAAGGTACCTAGCAATTTGTTACTCGAGTACAGAATTCAACCCACACTCAAATCATCCACTAAGTAACATCTACCAAAATGTGCAAATATACCTTCCACCAATCCTCCACCTGCTATGAGCACCAGGACCCCAAAAATAATTCTCATCCTCGCTCTCACCACCACTCtcactcctcctcccccaaatccaaagacAAAAACGTCCTTTATCAGCCCTGCCAATGGATACAAATCGTCCAGCCCTGCAATTGGGGCATGGGTCTCCTCACCTGTCCAATCTTCGCCTCTAGTGCCATAAGAATCGAAGGACCGATGATTATAAGAGTGGTGAAATACATGTGTCCGAGGCATGATTTCAGAGGAGTGTATGACAGGAATCTGGTAAAGATGGTTGAGGAGAGGAAGACGGGTGGTTCGGTGAGTTTGCTTGGAGTTTGGGCCGGGGAAGTGAGGGAAAGGGTCAGGAGACTGAGGTAGTTAAGATGAGACAAGCTAATGATGTGCGTGGGAATAGTGGTTTGGTCCGCCTGATATGACGCCAGAaccgaggaagaaggaagtggaaaagaagaagaaggttcaGAGGAAGGATGATATTAAACTCTGTATTACTATGTGAGGAAGAGGGTGCGAGTacgagaggagagagaaatggcAATTGAGAGTTTGTCACAAAGGTTTTAGTCTCGAAGTGTCATTAATTGCGTTTCTAGGCGGAGATTTGCTTCATGCATGTGTTTTCGAAGTGCGATGGCCTAAAACGATTGGAGAATCAGAGCTTCGTTGTGTATGACCAAAGCACACACTGGAAGTTCAATGTTTGAAGCAAATTGAAGACTATGCGTTGATATGTTCAGTAACTTATTTGGTCATCGATGACTCTATGctatctataataatattgctAATTCCCAAGGTCTATTCTGCATCCAGTGGTGCAACAGGGGCCTGATCATTGACCTGAATGCcacctctcttcttctcgttAGAATCATGGAACGGTAGTTTCCATCCTCCCTCACTCTCTGGAGTCGCCAGCCATAGTCTCATAAGATGTCTCCTTGGGGCTGGTGGTGCATGATCCTTGTATTCAGTACGAGCATGAAGTACGTGCTCGTTACTCAAGAATTGGATATCGCCAATCTCAAGAATCATGTGCAATCTCAATCGATGACAAGTTTCTTCCAAAACCTTAGCAGCCTCAACCTGTTCGGGTGACAAAGGTGGAATGACTCCTGCATCTGAAAATCGAGTGAGAGACTTCACGTAATATGGATCCCATTTTGAGTACACACGACCATTGGGGCCGGTCTCGAGATAAAAGACGGAGGTCTTGATGTATGGTTCCTCACCAACACTGACCTCTCCCTTTCTATCAAAGTACCAGATAGGTTTGGTAAGTGTTTCTGCTACATCGGGGCGTTCTTTCTGTAAAGTGTTCCAGACGTGGTGAGAAGAAACGATATCTGATTCTCCACCTTCGAGCGCTCTTGCAATGCACAGAAGGCCGACAATATCAGAGTCATCAGCGTGGAAGAATTGTCTATTGTTGTTAGTCATTTGACACAGAACAACAACGAGATCAAGACTTACCTGGCGTTGGTTCGATAAATTCTAACTTTATCAATCTGTGTTGAATCCTCGCCAAGATCCTTAACGTGCCCAAGAACATGACCTCGACCATTTTGACTGACAAAATATCCAAGATATGTTCCCAATCCCATATATGCAACGGCAGATTTATGGTTACCCCATTTCTCGACTGGAAATCCTTTGAAGAGGATAAAGCCCTTTCCGTTCAGCGTTTCGGTTCGAATCGATGCTAGTAAAGTAGAAAGTTTTGAGAGGCGGAAAGTGTCCTGCTTGGAATTAGTAAAAGAACCTTCTGATTCGTACTTGGATGACACTCAAGTGTTCCACGACATACCTGAGAAATACCCGTCAGGGGTATTTTATCCGCAATGAACTTATCCGCTACAGCACTCAGTTCTGCGATTTCCTCTTCATTGAAGACATGAACCCATCTTTCCGGgttattgatataatctTCTGCCTTCCATACCGTTTCTCCAGTGATTTCTTTGGGGAAATCAGAGTATGGTCTCAATTGATCATAGAGTGGTGGATGTTGACCCGAAGTTTTGATGCCATCTGGGAAGACTTTGCGATCAATAGGTTTTTGGGACGATGGAGAGGAAAGCTGGTGGGGTGCTACAGGTTGGGtatcaagaagagaaggagcCATTTTTACAATCTCTCAAATGTCGAATGGCGAATGAAACAAGTGAAGATATACAAAAGTATCCAAAAATGCggtttgatattgaaatgaaggaTAGAAAGAGGGGGACACTGGAAGAGGGGGGTGGTATCTACTTATCACTATTTATCTTACCTCACACTTGATAATTGCGTAAGGCATTCTATCTTTTCTTACAATGACGGAAGTTTAGTTTCGGTTTCATTTGTAGATCTACTTTCTGTGGTCAATTGCGtgatatgtatgtagataTGGCGAATTCGCTGGTTCGCTCCAGATTGCTGGGGTTGTTGGCCGAGGGTGTCCGGCCAGGATGATGTGGGGCACATTCCCCTCTTTGTGGCTGAACAGGAGCATGGGAGGAGCATGGCACCATGGGTATGGGAAGGCGAGGAAGGGAAACCATCTACTGATAATTCTTCGAACTCAACTCAACAAAAAAGGACGTTGCTCAAACAGTTCTAAACGATGGATATAATGTACAATTTACAGAAAAACAAAACGCCAAACGCATTCAACGTCGATAAACATCAAAACGTTTCTATATCATTCCAAAATTATAGCCCAATTCCTGCATTTGTAAAAGAGAAGCTGTGAATGTCGAGCTCTGATTGTTGATCCGGTGGGAATAGTGCATCGAATGCATCCTGCAAATGAGTTAGTAACAATACATCTTAAATAGCTGGAAACACATACCCAGTCTATATCAGCCATAATATCATCGTTAACATTTGGTGATTGAGATACCGTCTGCTGTCCCACTGTGCTCGTTGGGCTGCTTACTTCGCTAGCCCGCCCGATTGGATAAGTCCCGACATGTTCATTGTTTGGAACGCTCGAGAGTATTGCATCTGAGTCGGATAGGGGCATTTTACCGAGTAAATATGGTTCAGGATTCGATATGATACCCGTTGCGCGTCCTTCTTCAGAAGTTGGCTTAGGAGGCCGCTGGCCAACAAGTTTATTCATAGTCACCGGTGCTCGCATGCCTCTCATACTTTGATACACGGCCGTCTTCTGTTGCAATTCAGAAAGTATCTTCCTTGCTTTGGTAAGTCGCGGCAGGTAAGGTTCACACTCAAAGACATAATCGAGGCATGCCCAGATTTGATTTGCCTCCTTTCTCTGGGGATGAACATATACTTccatcagaagaagaaaagctgtatgatattgttgaaaTGCCCCTCCATACCATTCCCAGTTGCGGAGCGCCGGTGTGGTCTCCAAAGCTATTGCACTATCCATAGACTGAAGGCCAGAAGTGATCATAATATTCCGTAAACGGTCAGGCATACGGTAACGTGTAGAGTTATGATAGCTGTGAAGCAGCATGACATGCATTCGAGAAAGCAGGACAGATTTGACAAGCTTTGCACACATTTGGATGGGTACTCTATCATCCATGAACTTGTCATATTTGGTCATGTTTTGCCGAAATGTCTCTATCTTACTGAGAACGGCCGTGAGACTAATTTTCCGCATCTGAATTCGAGGTCGGTCAACCCAGATTATTCTATACATTTCGTTGATTTCGAATCTGATGATTGAGAAAGTAGCATCTGTCCAACGATCTGCAGTTTGAGGTGGTTTTCCAGTAGCATGGAGATCAATATCGTCAACATTCAGTGGTAACtttgtatcaaaatcatctcgACGAATAGTAGGCCGTGGGCCTTGAGCCTCACAGGTTCTGATATCAAGAAAGCATAGCTGGTGCCATATAAGCCGACGTACGTGGGTCTCTAATGGTGAGAGCCCGTAGAACTCTCCATCACGATGGAGGCCCATGCATTCAGCCATACGAATGGCCGCTCCAACAAGTACAGAATGGGCTCTAGAGACCTCCGCTCTACAAAGAGGTATCTACGTGACCTCATTAGTGACTAACATGAATATAAGAGAGGTTTAGACGAACCAAATATAAGACAAAAGCTTGAAGTGTTTCTATTTTGGTTGTTCGTAGGAAATTGGCACGGCCAAGAGCTGTTTCCGTACCGAGTCTAAAGTTATCGATCAAACTTGACTTTGCGACGCCAAAGTCACGGATAACATCTGATGGATCCATGCTAACAACACCAGCGAACATGACTGCAAATACCATAGCTTGGACAGGATTAGGAGGCTCAATGCCCAATGAGACTTCGTCCCAAAATGTGTCGTATTCTCTCTCGAATGATGGACGATGCAGAATTTGTGCGATGGGATAGACAGCTATAAAGAATTGTTTGACAAGCCTATCGGCAGCAAGTcgagatggaagaaagtCTATGAGGGATGCTGGTTGTCCTGCCTGCCCGAAGAAGAAACCTGACGAAGGAGCAATATAAGCTAGCCCAGGCTTCAGCCATTCCTGAGCAGGAGGAAGTGAGGGGATGCCAATCGAATCATCCTGCTTTCCCCAAACATATGGATCTTTTATTGCATACTCAAGCTACAATTCTTTTAGTGATGTCTTTCAATTTACAGCTTGATGTGGTATTAAGGTAGAAACAATCCTAGGGGTGTTACAGTAGGTAGGGGAATAGAACATTGACTGATGAATCCAACGACTTTGCAAGTTTGGCGGCAACGCCGACATAATCCAGTGCTCCTGTGATGAACAAGATAGATCCAGTCTCAAACAGGTTGCTATTAACGGACTATTGCGAACCAACCTGTCTCTTGGATAAAGAAAGGATGTTTTGGGGATAGCAAGAGTATAATCATCACAGGATCTTACCTCTTGGCTGATCTTGGGACGAAAAAATCCTCCAATTCGTTCTGTGATCCTCATCTTACCCATTTGAAttccaagatcaagaagGTCATCGTCGTCTCCATCAACCTCATAAGCCGCATCTACTGATGCAAGTGGTGATGGCTCTAGATCCTATTGTGATTTAGTCAATGACTCTGAAAATGGGGCGCGTATCACAAAAGAGTGTACCCTTTCATCCTCATTTG contains the following coding sequences:
- the Bcpkr1 gene encoding Bcpkr1; translated protein: MASEFFVSLWESIFTPGPTPVLLVATNAAFAALQVVFLSLLIATYSIHFVILSFLCGGLWWAINWFAAEVKAVKEQEEARKKTEAGVGGDASDVETVVDEEGPPGSKEVEVLEAKGELKSRAHSTGGGNKSEPSTEDEWEKVSENEKDK
- the Bcsmd1 gene encoding Bcsmd1, giving the protein MKLVRFLMKCANETVTIELKNGTIIHGTITSVSPQMNTALRTVKMTPKNGTSLTLDVINLRGSTIRYYILPDSLPLDTLLIDDAPKPKNKARKEAAGTTDTRGGRGGRGGPRGGRGGGRGGGGGFRGGRGRGGGRGF
- the Bcmtq2 gene encoding Bcmtq2, producing the protein MLPTPDTSHVSFDRIYEPAEDSFLLLDTLSSASEKEFLRQRFPRSEQSSISPSPLIVEVGTGSGVVLSFVHAHAEIIFGRADILTAGVDVNRYACEATQETVRVAEKEQASQNLSHGSYLGNVVGNLGTSLKSGMTDVLIFNPPYVPSPDVPIPELSGAGNEDGSLSYEGDSKLLALSYAGGVDGMEITDRLIDALPEVLNQERGCAYILLCAQNKPENVKQRIRGFGDEWKAETVSNSGKVGGWEKLQIVRIWRMPANTS
- the Bcsdh7 gene encoding Bcsdh7; the protein is MKLSPRLLMASPSAAGTGKAFRPAPMALLPPIPLYRRLFRAHRKHLPREMRLLGDEYIKSEFRQHREVENPVHIIGFLTEWQMYAQKLEGESWIGERMDKEKIDKMSDQQLGQLYELMQAIRKKQVEESGEENPGPEQL